A stretch of the Arvicola amphibius chromosome 8, mArvAmp1.2, whole genome shotgun sequence genome encodes the following:
- the LOC119821926 gene encoding olfactory receptor 12-like, translating to MATAVHRNGSLSAVSLQGFVLVGFVGSAETQALLFAGFLTVYVLAVLGNLTMIMVITLDARLHSPMYFFLKNLSFVDLCLSSVIVPNALANIFSSSKVISFDGCATQFFFFSLFAAIEAVLLAVMAYDRFMAICSPLRYPVTMCPATCARLVLGTVCVGCLNSIVQTSLTFQLPFCSSNHIDYFFCDVPPLIKLACVDTTLNELVMFGICGFTIVCAVLVVIISYGYITVTIFRMESGSGRHKIFSTCGSHMTAVSLFYGAGFAMYGQPGGMESMEQGKLVSIIYTLVIPMFNPLIYSLRNKDVKDALRRLGQRHSLVKKSGWCHHQGLC from the coding sequence ATGGCCACAGCAGTCCACAGAAATGGGAGTCTCTCAGCAGTGTCCTTGCAGGGGTTCGTGCTGGTTGGATTTGTGGGAAGTGCAGAGACCCAGGCCCTGCTCTTTGCTGGCTTCTTGACTGTGTACGTGTTGGCTGTCCTGGGCAACCTCACCATGATCATGGTCATCACCCTGGATGCCCGCCTGCActcccccatgtacttctttctcAAGAACCTGTCCTTTGTtgacctctgcctctcttctgtgaTTGTGCCCAATGCTCTGGCcaacattttctcctcttccaagGTCATCAGCTTTGATGGATGTGCcactcagttcttttttttctccttgtttgcGGCCATCGAAGCTGTCCTCTTAGctgtgatggcctatgaccgttTCATGGCCATCTGCAGTCCCCTGAGGTACCCTGTGACCATGTGCCCTGCAACCTGTGCCCGTCTGGTTCTGGGTACCGTCTGTGTTGGCTGCCTGAACTCCATTGTGCAGACCAGCCTCACCTTCCAGCTGCCCTTCTGCAGCTCCAACCACATTGATTACTTCTTCTGTGATGTGCCCCCACTGATCAAGCTTGCCTGTGTAGACACAACTCTCAATGAACTTGTCATGTTTGGTATCTGTGGGTTCACCATCGTGTGTGCTGTTCTTGTGGTCATCATCTCTTACGGTTACATCACAGTGACCATCTTCAGGATGGAGTCAGGGTCAGGGCGGCACAAGATCTTCTCTACGTGTGGCTCCCACATGACAGCTGTATCCTTGTTTTATGGAGCTGGTTTTGCTATGTATGGACAGCCAGGAGGTATGGAATCCATGGAGCAGGGCAAGTTGGTCTCCATCATCTACACCCTGGTGATCCCCATGTTCAACCCCCTCATCTACAGTCTGCGCAACAAGGATGTAAAGGATGCCCTGAGGAGGCTGGGTCAGAGACACAGTCTGGTGAAGAAGAGTGGCTGGTGTCACCATCAGGGACTATGCTAA
- the LOC119821927 gene encoding olfactory receptor 12-like codes for MATAVHRNGSLSAVSLQGFVLVGFVGSAETQALLFAGFLTVYVLAVLGNLTMIMVITLDARLHSPMYFFLKNLSFVDLCLSSVIVPNALANIFSSSKVISFDGCATQFFFFSLFAAIEAVLLAVMAYDRFMAICSPLRYPVTMCPATCARLVLGTVCVGCLNSIVQTSLTFQLPFCSSNHIDYFFCDVPPLIKLACVDTTLNELVMFGICGFTIVCAVLVVIISYGYITVTIFRMESGSGRHKIFSTCGSHMTAVSLFYGAGFAMYGQPGGMESMEQGKLVSIIYTLVIPMFNPLIYSLRNKDVKDALRRLGQRHSLVKKSGWCHHQGLC; via the coding sequence ATGGCCACAGCAGTCCACAGAAATGGGAGTCTCTCAGCAGTGTCCTTGCAGGGGTTCGTGCTGGTTGGATTTGTGGGAAGTGCAGAGACCCAGGCCCTGCTCTTTGCTGGCTTCTTGACTGTGTACGTGTTGGCTGTCCTGGGCAACCTCACCATGATCATGGTCATCACCCTGGATGCCCGCCTGCActcccccatgtacttctttctcAAGAACCTGTCCTTTGTtgacctctgcctctcttctgtgaTTGTGCCCAATGCTCTGGCcaacattttctcctcttccaagGTCATCAGCTTTGATGGATGTGCcactcagttcttttttttctccttgtttgcGGCCATCGAAGCTGTCCTCTTAGctgtgatggcctatgaccgttTCATGGCCATCTGCAGTCCCCTGAGGTACCCTGTGACCATGTGCCCTGCAACCTGTGCCCGTCTGGTTCTGGGTACCGTCTGTGTTGGCTGCCTGAACTCCATTGTGCAGACCAGCCTCACCTTCCAGCTGCCCTTCTGCAGCTCCAACCACATTGATTACTTCTTCTGTGATGTGCCCCCACTGATCAAGCTTGCCTGTGTAGACACAACTCTCAATGAACTTGTCATGTTTGGTATCTGTGGGTTCACCATCGTGTGTGCTGTTCTTGTGGTCATCATCTCTTATGGTTACATCACAGTGACCATCTTCAGGATGGAGTCAGGGTCAGGGCGGCACAAGATCTTCTCTACGTGTGGCTCCCACATGACAGCTGTATCCTTGTTTTATGGAGCTGGTTTTGCTATGTATGGACAGCCAGGAGGTATGGAATCCATGGAGCAGGGCAAGTTGGTCTCCATCATCTACACCCTGGTGATCCCCATGTTCAACCCCCTCATCTACAGTCTGCGCAACAAGGATGTAAAGGATGCCCTGAGGAGGCTGGGTCAGAGACACAGTCTGGTGAAGAAGAGTGGCTGGTGTCACCATCAGGGACTATGCTAA
- the LOC119821928 gene encoding olfactory receptor 12-like: MDKPEYRNGSLSAVSLQGFMLVGFGGGAETQVMLFAGFLPLYMLTVLGNLTMIMVITLDAGLHSPMYFFLKNLSFVDLCLSSVIVPSALANIFSSSKVISFEGCATQLFLFSMLGAIEAFLLAVMAYDRFMAICSPLRYSVNMSPTTCAHLVLGTFCVGCLNAIVQTSLTFQLPFCSSNHIDSFFCDIPPLIKLACADTTLNELVILGISGFIILCAVLVIITSYGYITVTILRMQSGSGRHKVFSTCGSHMTAVSLFYGTGFAIYGQPGGVESMEQGKLVSIIYTLVIPMFNPLIYSLRNKDVKDALRRLGQRHSLVKKSGWCHHQGLC, encoded by the coding sequence ATGGACAAACCAGAATACAGAAATGGAAGTCTCTCGGCAGTGTCCTTGCAGGGATTCATGCTGGTTGGATTTGGGGGAGGTGCAGAGACCCAGGTCATGCTTTTTGCGGGCTTCTTGCCTCTGTACATGCTGACCGTCCTGGGCAACCTCACCATGATCATGGTCATCACCCTGGATGCCGGCCTACActcccccatgtacttcttcctcaagAACCTGTCCTTTGTCgacctctgcctctcttctgtgaTTGTGCCCAGTGCTCTGGCcaacattttctcctcttccaagGTCATCAGCTTTGAGGGATGTGCCACTcagctcttccttttctccatgttgggtgccattgaAGCTTTCCTCTTAGctgtgatggcctatgaccgttTCATGGCCATCTGTAGTCCTTTAAGATACTCTGTGAACATGAGTCCTACAACCTGTGCCCATCTGGTTCTGGGTACCTTCTGTGTTGGCTGCCTGAATGCCATTGTGCAGACCAGCCTCACCTTCCAGCTGCCCTTCTGCAGCTCCAACCACATTGATTCCTTCTTCTGTGATATACCCCCACTGATCAAGCTTGCCTGTGCAGACACAACTCTCAATGAACTTGTCATCCTTGGTATCTCTGGGTTCATCATTCTGTGTGCTGTTCTTGTGATCATTACCTCTTATGGCTACATCACAGTGACCATCCTCAGGATGCAGTCAGGGTCAGGGCGGCACAAGGTCTTCTCTACCTGTGGCTCCCACATGACAGCTGTATCCTTGTTTTATGGAACTGGTTTTGCTATATATGGACAGCCAGGAGGTGTGGAATCCATGGAGCAGGGCAAGTTGGTCTCCATCATCTACACCCTGGTGATCCCCATGTTCAACCCCCTCATCTACAGTCTGCGCAACAAGGATGTAAAGGATGCCCTGAGGAGGCTGGGTCAGAGACACAGTCTGGTGAAAAAGAGTGGCTGGTGTCACCATCAGGGACTATGCTAA